CGCTCCGCGCGAAGTCCGGCGAGTTGACGGTCGAAGAGATCATCGACGCGGTCCGGGAGGGCCGCCGCGTCGTCGTCGAGGCGGAGATGCTCGGCGGCGTCCACGAGGTGTCGCTCCGCCACGACGGCACGACCTACTACTGCGACACGCCGACGACGCTGCACAAACACGCCGACGAGGAGGGGATGCGCGACTGCATCGTGAAGATGGGCTACGCGCGGAGCGACTGAGGCGGAGCGAGGCGAGGCGAAGTGAGCGGAGTCGGCGGGAACGACGGGGCCGACGGAGCGGCGCCCGCGACGGCTACCGGTTGCAGGTTGCAGGTCGTTTTAATCGGCCGGGCGGCCAATGGGCGGACATGAGCGACGCGCCAAACATGGGGGACCTCATCGAGACGGACGACCCGAGTTTCCAGCACGTGCTCGCGTGCGTCTTCGGCATCCAGGGCCACGAGAGTCGGACCTACCTCACCCTCCTCGACAACCCCGGCAGCACCGTCGCCGAACTCGCGGACATCTTGGAGCGCGACCGGAGCAACGTCAACCGCTCGTTGACGACGCTGATGGAGAAGGGTCTCGCGGACCGCGAGCGACGGCTGCTCGACCCCGGCGGCTACGTCTACCAGTACACCGGGACGCCGCTGCCGGAAGCCAAGGAGATGCTCCACGCCGCCCTCGACGAGTGGGTCGAACAGGTCCACGCGAGCATCGAGGGGTACGGGCGCGAGGACGAGAGCGGGGAGGGGAGCGAGGGTGAAGGGAAGGGAGAACCGGGGGCCTGACTCCGTCCGTCCGGCAGCACGCGCCCGAACCGTCCCCCTTTTGCCCGCCGAACGTGTCGCATCGGACAATGAGCCTCGACCTCACCGCGCCCGCGCCCGACGCCCCGGACGTCGCCGAGGACGGCGTGTGGCTGGAGTGCATCGAGACGGGCGAGACGTACGCCCCCTTCGATGAGATACGCTACACCAGCGACGGCGGTCACCTGCTCGAAGTCAAGTACGCCGACCCGCCCGCCCTCGAGGACTTCGAGGGGCAGGGCCGCGGCGTCTGGCGCTACCGCGACGCGCTCCCGTTCGAGGAGGGCGTCAGCCTCCCCGAGGGCGACACGCCCCTCCACGAGGCGCCCCGTCTGCGCGAGGATATCGGCGTGAACACCCTCCGCATCAAGCACGAGGGGATGAACCCGACGGGCAGTTTCAAGGACCGCGGGATGACCGTCGGCGTCCGCGTGGCGAAGGAACTCGGCGTCGACCGCCTCGCCTGCGCCTCCACGGGCAACACCTCCGCCGCCCTCGCCGCCTACGGCGCCCGCGGCGGGATGCAGACGCTCGTTCTCCTCCCCTCCGGCAAAGTCGCCGCCGGCAAGATAGCCCAGGCCGCCCTTCACGACGCCCGCATCCTCGAAGTCGACGGCAACTTCGATTCGTGTCTGGACATCGTGCAGGACCTGGCCGAACGCGGCGAGGTGTACCTGCTGAACTCGCTGAACCCCTTCCGACTGGAGGGGCAGAAGACCATCGGGCTGGAGATTTTAGAGGAGTTCCGCGACGACTACGGCCGCTTCCCGGACCGCATCGTCCTCCCCGTCGGCAACGCGGGCAACACCGCGGCGCTGTACAAGGCGTTCCGCGAACTCGTCCAGTCGGGCTCGCTGGACCCCGAGGAGGTGCCGAAACTCACCGGCGTGCAGGCGGAGGGCGCCGCCCCGATGGTCGAGGCCGTCGAGAACGGGTGGGAGGACACCGAGCGCTGGGACGAGGTGGAGACGCGCGCGACGGCCATCCGCATCGGCAACCCGGTCAACGCGCCGAAGGCCCTGCCCGGAATCCGCCAGACGAACGGGACGGCCGTCGCCGTCTCCGACGCGGAGATAACCTCGGCGCAGCGAGACCTGGCCCGCGAGGGCATCGGCGTCGAACCGGCCTCCGCGGCCTCCGTCGCCGGCCTGCGAAAACTCCGCTCGGACGGCGTCGTCGACGCCGACGAGGACGTGGTCTGTCTCACCACCGGCCACCTGCTCAAAGACCCCGACGCGGCGTTCGAGGCGGGCAACGAACCCGAACCCGTGGCGAACTCCACGGAATCGGTGCTCGACCACATCGGCGCCGAGTAACGTATCCTACAAGAGCACTTTCTTCTATCCTGTCCATCGAATGACGGCGGTCTGACGTACTTTCATACCGGCGTGGTACCTCCTCACGTACATGCCCTCGCCAACCATGCCGACCGGAACGGTGAGCGGTGGGTCGAACGGGTCGCGGACGTTCCCGATTCGGGACGACCACCGGTTCGACCGTCCCCGCGAGACCGCCCCGGACGCGAGCGAATCGAACGCCCGGACCGACGGACGCGGCGGCGCGCCGCGGACGCCCGAAGCGGAGGTCGAACGCCTCCGCGCGGAGAACGAGGAGTTGCGACGGGCGCTTCGCGAGACCCGCGAACGACGGCAGGACGTCATCGACCGGTACGAGCGACTGCTCGACGGCGACGCCGGGAGCGACGCCGAGGAGGGGACGAAAGCGGGGGCGACGGCGGAGACGGAGGTGGACGTGAACGCGGACGCGAAAGCCCCGGCGTCGCCGCCGCGCGCCTCGCCCGCGCCGACGAAACCGCTCACGCGGCGACTCTCCGACGCACTCGACGCGCAGTGGACGCGCCTCCGGCGGCGCTACAACGCGTGGCAGCGACAGACCGGGCTCTGAGGGGTCGCCGGTCGACTCGGAAAATAGAGCTCGAAATCGAGACGAACACCGAAAGACGAACGGGCGACCCCGCGTCGTCCCGGACTACTCGCCGGTACCGTTCAGCGTGAGGTATCTGACCTCGGTGATGCGTTCGTCCGCGAGCAGTTTCTCTTGGACCTCCTCGGAGACGGGGTCGTCGAGGTTGTAGACGGTTATCGCCTCGCCGCCCTCCTCGTGCCTGCGGGCGTTGAACATCCCGGCGATGTTGATATCGTTGTCGCCGAGGACGCCGCCGATGAACCCGATGACGCCCGGTTTGTCGTAGTTGCGCGCGACGAGCATCTGCCCGTGCGGGATGGCGTCGACGCGGTAGCCGTCGATGCGGACGATGCGCGGGTCGTCGCCGGCGAACAGCGTTCCGCACACCGAGAGCGACTGCTCGTCGTTGCCGACGGTGACGGTGACGAGACTCTGGAAGTCCTCCGCCTGGAGCGTCTTCGACTCGGTCACGTCGATGCCGCGTTCCTCGGCGATGCTCGGGGCGTTGACGGCGTTGACCTGCCACTCCAGCGGTTCGAAGACGCCCTTCAGCGCCGAGGCGGTGACGAGTTCGACGTCCTCCTCGGCGATGTCGCCCTCGTAGGAGACTTCGACGCTGGAGATGCGGCCGTCGAGGAGTTGGGCGGCCACCTTGCCCGCCGTCTCCGCGAGGTCGATGTACGGCCGGATGCGCGGGAAGGCGGCCTCGTCGACCGACGGCGCGTTCAGCGCGTTCATCACGGGTTCGCCCGCGAACGCCGCGTCTATCTGGTCGGCGATGGAGGTGGCGACGTTCTCCTGTGCGGCCTCCGTCGAGGCGCCGAGGTGCGGGGTCACGACGACGTCCTCCACCGAGAGAAGCGGGTTGTCGGCCGAGACGGGTTCGTCCGCGAACACGTCGATGGCCGCGCCGTCGAGCGTTCCTTTCTCGACGGCGGCCGCGAGGGCGCCCTCGTCGACGACGCCGCCGCGGGCGCAGTTGACGACGTAGCCGCCGCCCATTATCTCCAACTCGTTCGTGGAGATGAGGTCCTCCGTCTCGGGGGTCAGCGGCGTGTGGACCGTCAGGAAGTCCGCCTGCCTGAGACACTCCTCGAACTCCACGAGTTCGGCGCCGAGTCGGTCGGCGCGTTCCTCGCTGATGTAGGGGTCGTACGCGACGAGGTTCATCCCGATACCGTCGAGTCGCTTGGCCACCTCCTGCCCGACGCGGCCGAGGCCGACGATACCGAGCGTCTTCGTGTTCAGTTCGGTGCCGAGGTAGTCGCCCTTGGCCCACTCGCCGCCCTTGAGGCGGGCGTGCGCTTGCGGGATGGAGCGCGCGGCGGCGAACGCCATCGCGACGGTGTGCTCGGCGGCGGCGCGGACGTTCCCCTCGGGGGCGTTGGCGACGATGACGCCGTGGTCCGTCGCGGCGTCGATGTCGATGTTGTCGACGCCGATGCCGGCGCGGCCGACGATGACGAGGTTCGGCGCCGCCTCGAACAGCGATTCGTCCACTTCGGTTCCGGAGCGGACCACGAGGGCGTTCGCGTCCGCGACGGCGTCCAACAGCGCCTCCCCTGTCACATCGTAGGCGGTCTCGACTTCGTGACCCGACTCACGAAGGCGTTCCAGACCCGCATCGTCGATGGGGTCCGTGACGAGTACCTTCATACCCCTACCGACCGCTGGTTCCCGGTTAAGAGTTTCTTCGACGGCGGTATTGGTTATGTTAGGTGCTCTCGTGGCTCACGACGGCGTTTTCGCTTTGGCGTCGGCGCTCCGGTTCGTATCCGACTCGCTAGAACTATCATTCCCGACGTCATACCTCCGGTGATGGGCTCTCATCGGTGGTCGAACTGACCGACGGCGCGTCCGTCTCGGACCTCGTCTCGATTCCCGCCGGGAGGAGCCTCCTCGTCACCGGTCCGGTCATGACCGGCAAGCGCCGGATTATGAACTCGCTCCTCGCGGCCGGCGACCCGGCGGCGCGGGGAACGGCCATCGTCACGACTCGGAAGCCGGGAGACACCATCGAACGGGAGTTCCGGTCGCTCGCCGACGTCCCCGACGGGCAGTTCTCGGTCGTCGACTGCGTGAGTCGCTCCGGCGGGTTCGGCCTCGCCGAGGCCGCGCCGGGCCGGCGGTACATCTCCGACCCCGGCGACCTGACCGGCATCGGCATCGCGATGACGGAGTTCATGCGGCGGTTCCACGAGGAGGGCCGCGACGCCCGCATCGGACTCCACACGCTCTCGACGATGCTGATGTACGTCGACCTCAAGCGGGTGTTCCAGTTCCTCCACGTCGTCACGGGCCGCATCGCCACCTCGGGGTTCTCCGGCGTGTTCGTCCTCGACGACAACGTCGTCTCCGAACGCGAGGAGATGATCATGCTCCAACCGTTCGACGCCGTCATGGAGGTCCGCGAGGACGAGCGGACCGAACTGCGCGTCCGCGGCGCCGACTTCGGACCGCGGGCGTGGACGCCGGTCAGGTTCGACGCGCTGGTTCAGTAGGTCAAGGTCAGTAGAGGTGCGTCATCGCGGCGTCGATGAGCGGCGAGGCGCGGCGCTCGAACGTGGCGATGACGCCCGACCACTCCGTCAGCGGGTAGACGGCGACGATGGCGTTGTCGTACCACCGGAGCGTCGCGTCGAGGTGGCCGTAGTCTTCGAGCGTGCTGTCGGACGGCGACTCGGCCAGTCCGATCATCGCGAACGTCTTCAGTCGCTCGTCTATCTCCTCGTCGGTCAGTTCCGCCCGAATCTCCTCGCGCAGGTAGAGAATCTCGACGCCCTCGTGGTCGTAGAATCCGATTCCGCGGACCGACTCGTCGTTCTCCTCTCTGAGTTCCTCGACGAACGCCTCCAGCGCCTTCCCCGGCCGGCCGCCCTCCTCTTCGATGTCCGCGCGAAGTTCCTGTTCGACGTCCGCCAAGTCGTCCTCGCCGTCCGCCGCGGGGAAATCCGTCATCGTGCTGTACTGTCTCGTCGCTGGTAGATATAGCTAGTCGTCCCCGACGAACTCCGTGAGGGCGGATGAGTTGGTTTCAAACCGACCGCCGACGAGTGACGAGTATGCGACTCGTGGCCTTCGACTTCGACGGAACGCTCTCGGACTCGGAGATGACGGTGCTGCTCGGCCGCCGGATGGGGGTGGCCGACGAGATGGCCGACATCACCGAACGGGCGATGAACGACGAGATATCCTACGCCGATAGCCTTCGGAGGCGGGCGAAACTCCTCGACGGACTCGAGGCCGAGGACGCCGAGGAGGCGTACGACGAGGTGACGCTCCGCCCCGGCGCGGCGGAACTCATCGGCCGCCTGCGCGACGCCGGTCACCACGTCGCCATCCTCACCGGCGGCTTCGAACGCGGCGTCGAACGCGCCTTGGAGAAGGAGGGCGTCGAGGTGGACTCGATCGTCGCCAACCGCCTGCCCGTTCGGGGCGGCCGTCTCACCGGCGAGGTGGAGGGGTCGCTCATCGAGGGGACGAAGGACGAAGCCCTCGAATCGCTCGCCGACGAACTCGGCGTGAAACTCTCCCGGACCGTCGCCGTCGGCGACGGCGCGAACGACCTCCCCATGCTCGAAGTCGCCGGCCTCGCCGTCGGGTTCGTCCCGAAACCCGCCGTCCGGCCCTCC
This is a stretch of genomic DNA from Halogeometricum sp. S3BR5-2. It encodes these proteins:
- the serB gene encoding phosphoserine phosphatase SerB translates to MSWFQTDRRRVTSMRLVAFDFDGTLSDSEMTVLLGRRMGVADEMADITERAMNDEISYADSLRRRAKLLDGLEAEDAEEAYDEVTLRPGAAELIGRLRDAGHHVAILTGGFERGVERALEKEGVEVDSIVANRLPVRGGRLTGEVEGSLIEGTKDEALESLADELGVKLSRTVAVGDGANDLPMLEVAGLAVGFVPKPAVRPSCDAVVASMYRLGKVFEGYSIVRKPDQ
- the serA gene encoding phosphoglycerate dehydrogenase — protein: MKVLVTDPIDDAGLERLRESGHEVETAYDVTGEALLDAVADANALVVRSGTEVDESLFEAAPNLVIVGRAGIGVDNIDIDAATDHGVIVANAPEGNVRAAAEHTVAMAFAAARSIPQAHARLKGGEWAKGDYLGTELNTKTLGIVGLGRVGQEVAKRLDGIGMNLVAYDPYISEERADRLGAELVEFEECLRQADFLTVHTPLTPETEDLISTNELEIMGGGYVVNCARGGVVDEGALAAAVEKGTLDGAAIDVFADEPVSADNPLLSVEDVVVTPHLGASTEAAQENVATSIADQIDAAFAGEPVMNALNAPSVDEAAFPRIRPYIDLAETAGKVAAQLLDGRISSVEVSYEGDIAEEDVELVTASALKGVFEPLEWQVNAVNAPSIAEERGIDVTESKTLQAEDFQSLVTVTVGNDEQSLSVCGTLFAGDDPRIVRIDGYRVDAIPHGQMLVARNYDKPGVIGFIGGVLGDNDINIAGMFNARRHEEGGEAITVYNLDDPVSEEVQEKLLADERITEVRYLTLNGTGE
- a CDS encoding DUF7504 family protein — its product is MVELTDGASVSDLVSIPAGRSLLVTGPVMTGKRRIMNSLLAAGDPAARGTAIVTTRKPGDTIEREFRSLADVPDGQFSVVDCVSRSGGFGLAEAAPGRRYISDPGDLTGIGIAMTEFMRRFHEEGRDARIGLHTLSTMLMYVDLKRVFQFLHVVTGRIATSGFSGVFVLDDNVVSEREEMIMLQPFDAVMEVREDERTELRVRGADFGPRAWTPVRFDALVQ
- the thrC gene encoding threonine synthase, yielding MSLDLTAPAPDAPDVAEDGVWLECIETGETYAPFDEIRYTSDGGHLLEVKYADPPALEDFEGQGRGVWRYRDALPFEEGVSLPEGDTPLHEAPRLREDIGVNTLRIKHEGMNPTGSFKDRGMTVGVRVAKELGVDRLACASTGNTSAALAAYGARGGMQTLVLLPSGKVAAGKIAQAALHDARILEVDGNFDSCLDIVQDLAERGEVYLLNSLNPFRLEGQKTIGLEILEEFRDDYGRFPDRIVLPVGNAGNTAALYKAFRELVQSGSLDPEEVPKLTGVQAEGAAPMVEAVENGWEDTERWDEVETRATAIRIGNPVNAPKALPGIRQTNGTAVAVSDAEITSAQRDLAREGIGVEPASAASVAGLRKLRSDGVVDADEDVVCLTTGHLLKDPDAAFEAGNEPEPVANSTESVLDHIGAE
- a CDS encoding helix-turn-helix domain-containing protein; amino-acid sequence: MSDAPNMGDLIETDDPSFQHVLACVFGIQGHESRTYLTLLDNPGSTVAELADILERDRSNVNRSLTTLMEKGLADRERRLLDPGGYVYQYTGTPLPEAKEMLHAALDEWVEQVHASIEGYGREDESGEGSEGEGKGEPGA